The Psychroflexus sp. ALD_RP9 region ACATTATGGATTCAAATTCTACGCTTTCGACTAAAATAAATGATTTAAAAGAAGAAGGTTATACTGTAGATTTTAAACTTACTGAAAACGCTTTAGAATGTAATAATCAAAGTTCGTATTCAGAAAATGATTTTATTGTAGATAAAGTCTATAGATTTGAAGGCATGTCTAACCCGTCTGATAATTCTATTTTATATGCCATTACAACAGAAGATGGCAAAAAAGGGATTCTTGTTGATGGTTATGGCGTTTCTGGTGGTCAAACTAGTAAATCTATTCAAGAAAAACTCAATTTATCTTTAAATAGATAGAAAATTAAATAAAGTTTAATTAATAAAAACAAACATAATTATGGGTTATTT contains the following coding sequences:
- a CDS encoding phosphoribosylpyrophosphate synthetase; its protein translation is MDSNSTLSTKINDLKEEGYTVDFKLTENALECNNQSSYSENDFIVDKVYRFEGMSNPSDNSILYAITTEDGKKGILVDGYGVSGGQTSKSIQEKLNLSLNR